The following proteins come from a genomic window of Desulfonatronum thiodismutans:
- the rnr gene encoding ribonuclease R, producing MARKKQSDAVTSESVLQAFRKARTPLAYAELSQLLGVGKRQSNDLTETLNQLVREGRIIRMRDAYGLAENMRIITGELEVQRSGVGYVLQEGGRGKDVFVSTRDLGDARHGDKVAVALMPKHRGRNPEGRVVRVLERKTEIYAVRILDARGQGQWLAQATDPKLGIHLLLTSSDPDLQPRKNDIVLARIGERLEEHLWSGAIKSVLGSEINLDVQEQIVKFNHHVPAGFPEAALEQAEALPEKPAEEDFNNRKDLRELPLVTIDGETAKDFDDAVCVEKIAQGFTLWVAIADVAHYVAPFTPLDEEARERGNSYYFPKSVEPMFPERLSNGLCSLNPDEPRLAMVAEMDFSPDGKILRSDFYAAVIQSHARLTYEQVHRALEENDHSVRRDLSPLLPMLDRAATLARALKRRRHGRGSLDFDLPDPTVLLDVQGEASDIQSRPRHFSHQIIEEFMIAANEAVAEFLTKRERPMLYRVHDQPDPDKLRALFKVLERTELGVSLPKKGEPADPKTLQAILAAAQGTDMEFLVNRLLLRSQMQAKYSPDNLGHFGLASACYAHFTSPIRRYADLELHRALKAALTGLGPKISNKQLKTLGDQLSIRERRAMAAEREILKRVTVMFLLDRVGEELSGVISSLTDFGFFVELSDLLADGMVRLSSLTDDYYAFFPERHELVGRRTGRTFRMGQRVSVILEDVSLSRLEINLTLTPEKTPEKTSEKTSQKTAPKRAAKGSSRKGVRKEAQKEDQTKTPKEAPKDSPKGRRKTGRKSDPSNRG from the coding sequence ATGGCCCGAAAAAAACAATCAGACGCCGTGACATCGGAAAGCGTGCTCCAGGCTTTTCGCAAAGCCCGTACTCCCCTGGCTTACGCCGAACTGTCCCAGCTTCTGGGAGTAGGAAAGCGGCAAAGTAACGATCTGACCGAGACGTTGAACCAGTTGGTCCGGGAAGGCCGGATCATCCGGATGCGCGACGCCTACGGCCTGGCCGAGAACATGCGGATCATCACCGGAGAGCTGGAAGTCCAGCGCTCCGGGGTGGGGTACGTGCTGCAGGAGGGCGGCCGCGGAAAGGACGTCTTCGTGAGCACCCGGGATCTGGGCGACGCCCGCCACGGAGACAAGGTGGCCGTGGCCCTGATGCCCAAACACCGCGGCCGTAATCCGGAAGGCCGCGTGGTCCGAGTGCTGGAACGCAAGACCGAGATCTACGCCGTGCGCATCCTGGACGCGAGAGGACAGGGCCAATGGCTGGCCCAGGCCACGGACCCCAAGCTGGGCATTCACCTGCTCCTGACCTCTTCCGACCCGGACCTGCAACCGCGCAAGAACGACATCGTCCTGGCCCGGATCGGCGAGCGACTGGAGGAACATCTCTGGTCCGGGGCCATCAAGTCCGTACTCGGATCGGAGATCAACCTGGACGTTCAGGAGCAGATAGTCAAATTCAACCATCACGTGCCCGCCGGGTTTCCGGAGGCCGCCCTGGAACAGGCCGAGGCCCTCCCCGAGAAGCCGGCGGAGGAGGACTTCAATAACCGCAAGGATCTGCGCGAACTCCCCCTGGTGACCATTGACGGCGAGACGGCCAAGGACTTCGACGACGCGGTCTGCGTCGAAAAGATCGCCCAGGGCTTCACCCTGTGGGTGGCCATCGCGGACGTGGCCCATTACGTCGCGCCCTTCACCCCCCTGGACGAGGAGGCTCGGGAACGGGGCAACTCCTACTATTTTCCCAAATCCGTGGAACCCATGTTTCCGGAGCGGCTGTCCAACGGCCTGTGCAGCCTGAACCCCGACGAGCCCCGCCTGGCCATGGTCGCGGAAATGGACTTTTCCCCGGACGGCAAGATCCTGCGTTCCGACTTTTACGCCGCGGTGATCCAGAGCCATGCCCGCCTGACCTACGAGCAGGTCCACCGGGCCCTGGAGGAAAACGACCATTCCGTGCGCCGGGATCTGAGCCCGCTGCTGCCCATGCTGGACCGGGCCGCGACCCTGGCCCGGGCCTTGAAGCGGCGGCGACATGGCCGGGGCAGCCTGGATTTCGATCTACCGGACCCGACGGTGCTCCTGGACGTCCAGGGCGAGGCCTCGGATATTCAATCCCGACCCAGACATTTTTCCCACCAGATCATCGAGGAGTTCATGATCGCGGCCAACGAGGCCGTGGCCGAATTCCTGACCAAGCGCGAGCGGCCCATGCTCTACCGGGTGCACGACCAGCCGGACCCGGACAAGCTGCGCGCCTTGTTCAAGGTTCTGGAACGGACCGAGTTGGGCGTGAGCCTGCCCAAGAAAGGTGAACCCGCCGATCCCAAAACTCTACAGGCCATTCTGGCCGCGGCCCAGGGCACGGACATGGAATTCCTGGTCAACCGGCTGCTCCTGCGCAGCCAGATGCAGGCCAAATACAGCCCGGACAACCTCGGCCACTTCGGCCTGGCCTCCGCCTGCTACGCCCATTTCACCTCCCCCATCCGGCGCTACGCGGATCTGGAACTGCACCGGGCCCTGAAAGCCGCCCTGACCGGGCTTGGCCCGAAAATCTCCAATAAACAACTCAAGACCCTGGGCGATCAGCTGAGCATCCGGGAGCGCCGGGCCATGGCCGCGGAGCGGGAGATCCTGAAGCGGGTCACGGTGATGTTCTTGCTGGACCGGGTGGGCGAGGAATTGTCCGGAGTGATCTCCTCCCTGACCGACTTCGGCTTTTTCGTGGAGCTGTCCGACCTGCTGGCCGACGGCATGGTCCGGCTGTCCTCGCTGACCGACGACTATTACGCCTTTTTTCCGGAACGCCACGAACTGGTGGGGCGGCGGACCGGGCGGACTTTCCGGATGGGGCAGCGGGTTTCCGTGATCCTGGAGGACGTCAGCCTCTCCCGCCTGGAGATCAATCTGACCCTGACGCCGGAGAAGACGCCGGAGAAAACGTCGGAAAAGACGTCGCAGAAAACCGCCCCCAAGCGGGCCGCCAAAGGCTCCAGCCGAAAAGGTGTCCGAAAGGAAGCCCAGAAGGAAGACCAAACGAAAACCCCGAAAGAAGCCCCGAAAGATTCTCCAAAAGGCAGGCGGAAGACCGGCCGAAAATCCGATCCATCCAATCGTGGTTGA
- the mutY gene encoding A/G-specific adenine glycosylase, translating into MVDQSTFSRPLLDWFSGHARDLPWRRTYDPYQVWISEVMLQQTQMDRVVGYFQRWMAGFPDVRVLAGAQEDKVLTAWEGLGYYTRARNLLRAARHVMDNLSGILPRDHADWLALPGVGPYTAAAVCAIAFNQPHAVVDANVSRVLARVFDLDVPVRQRATATFIAEQTLALTPPGQARHFSQALMELGALICLPRRPRCSSCPLHDVCEARRLDIVLERPVPAKAVTYIPIDVATGVLMAQGLIYIQKRPATGVWAGLWEFPGGTIEGAETPEQTLIREYMEETGFVVNDPRKLAVIRHGYTKYRVALHCYRCRLEDDHPKPPPILTAAQEYRWVRPDELNLFAFPAGHRKLIDQTFS; encoded by the coding sequence GTGGTTGACCAGTCCACCTTCTCCCGCCCCCTGCTGGACTGGTTTTCGGGCCACGCCCGGGACCTGCCCTGGCGAAGGACGTATGATCCCTACCAGGTCTGGATTTCCGAGGTCATGCTCCAGCAGACCCAGATGGATCGGGTGGTGGGCTATTTTCAGCGCTGGATGGCCGGGTTCCCGGATGTCCGCGTTCTGGCCGGGGCTCAGGAGGACAAGGTCCTGACGGCCTGGGAGGGGCTTGGGTACTATACCCGGGCCCGAAATCTGCTCCGGGCGGCCCGGCACGTAATGGACAACCTCTCCGGAATCCTGCCCCGGGACCATGCCGACTGGCTGGCCCTGCCCGGAGTGGGGCCGTACACCGCGGCCGCGGTCTGCGCCATTGCCTTCAACCAGCCCCATGCCGTGGTGGACGCCAACGTGAGCCGGGTCCTGGCCCGGGTATTCGACCTGGACGTCCCGGTCCGGCAACGGGCCACGGCCACGTTCATCGCCGAGCAGACCCTGGCCCTGACGCCGCCGGGACAAGCCCGACACTTCAGCCAGGCCCTTATGGAACTGGGCGCCCTGATCTGCCTTCCCCGCCGCCCCCGCTGCTCTTCCTGCCCCCTGCACGACGTTTGCGAGGCCCGCCGCCTGGACATCGTCCTGGAACGCCCAGTCCCGGCCAAAGCCGTAACCTATATCCCCATCGACGTAGCCACCGGCGTGCTCATGGCCCAGGGGCTGATCTACATCCAGAAGCGACCGGCCACCGGAGTCTGGGCAGGGTTGTGGGAGTTCCCCGGCGGGACCATCGAAGGCGCGGAAACCCCGGAGCAGACTCTGATCCGCGAATACATGGAAGAAACCGGCTTCGTGGTGAACGACCCGCGCAAGCTCGCCGTGATCCGCCACGGCTACACCAAATACCGCGTGGCCCTGCACTGCTACCGCTGCCGTCTGGAAGACGACCACCCCAAGCCCCCGCCCATCCTCACCGCGGCCCAGGAATACCGCTGGGTCCGCCCTGATGAACTCAACCTCTTCGCCTTCCCCGCCGGCCACCGCAAACTCATCGACCAGACCTTCTCATGA
- a CDS encoding iron-containing alcohol dehydrogenase: MIESFLSFEFTTAARIFFREGACRELPSLAAAMGSRALVVTGSNPQRAMEYCHPRQDIDWHFYPIQGGEPTVDAVLSGVEAGRSHDCDLVIGFGGGGAVDAGKAIAALLANQGDIFDYLEVIGKAQPLLRPPLPNIAVPTTAGTGAEVTRNAVIKSSTHQVKVSLRSPLMLPKLALVDPALTISMPPEVTASTGLDALTQLIEAYTTRNANPITDALCETGIRAAASSLLRAWSNGTDREAREKMSLASLLSGLVIANAGLGAVHGFAAPIGGLFEAPHGIVCAALLPAVFEANIKATGDGPASRRFAHIGALLTGTPNADAWQALQWIRQTCETLQVPTLGKLGISSRNIPLIVEKARKASSMKGNPVALDDKTLAEILRRSI, encoded by the coding sequence ATGATAGAATCGTTCCTCTCCTTTGAGTTTACGACAGCGGCCCGTATCTTTTTCCGGGAAGGCGCGTGCCGGGAGTTGCCGTCTTTGGCCGCGGCCATGGGCTCTCGGGCATTGGTTGTAACTGGGAGTAATCCTCAAAGAGCAATGGAATATTGCCATCCCCGCCAGGACATTGACTGGCATTTCTACCCGATTCAAGGCGGTGAACCTACGGTCGATGCTGTACTGTCCGGGGTAGAAGCAGGCCGATCGCATGATTGCGATCTTGTCATCGGCTTTGGAGGGGGCGGAGCCGTTGATGCGGGAAAGGCCATTGCCGCACTGCTGGCAAACCAAGGTGATATTTTTGACTATCTCGAAGTGATCGGCAAGGCTCAACCGCTGTTGCGGCCCCCACTCCCGAATATCGCCGTCCCGACAACAGCCGGAACAGGGGCTGAAGTGACCAGAAACGCGGTGATCAAGTCCTCAACGCATCAGGTTAAGGTCAGCCTGCGCAGTCCTTTGATGCTTCCGAAACTTGCTCTTGTTGATCCCGCCTTGACGATTTCCATGCCTCCGGAAGTGACCGCATCCACGGGCCTGGACGCTCTGACGCAGTTGATCGAAGCCTATACCACCCGCAATGCCAATCCCATTACCGACGCGCTGTGCGAAACCGGCATCAGAGCAGCGGCAAGTTCGCTGCTTCGGGCATGGTCAAACGGAACGGATCGCGAAGCCCGCGAAAAGATGTCATTGGCCAGCCTGTTGTCCGGCTTGGTCATCGCGAATGCCGGTTTAGGCGCTGTGCATGGCTTCGCTGCCCCCATCGGCGGCCTGTTTGAGGCTCCCCATGGAATTGTCTGTGCGGCGCTGCTGCCAGCCGTATTTGAGGCGAACATCAAAGCCACCGGAGATGGCCCAGCATCCAGACGCTTTGCGCACATCGGGGCATTATTGACGGGAACGCCGAACGCTGACGCGTGGCAAGCATTGCAATGGATTCGCCAAACCTGCGAAACGCTTCAAGTGCCTACCTTGGGCAAGCTGGGAATATCTTCCAGGAACATTCCCCTGATCGTTGAGAAGGCCCGCAAGGCAAGCAGTATGAAGGGCAACCCCGTCGCTTTGGATGATAAGACATTGGCGGAGATTTTGAGAAGGTCCATTTGA
- a CDS encoding aldo/keto reductase → MTISETITIPQVPFGSIGVSVTRVGLGGEGVLRTHGREEEARSVIEKALDLGIGYYDTAPAYSGSENYLGSVWKSGYFDRNSIFQTSKSASRDYDGAMRDLRETLSKLGTDHLDLWQIHDVRTMGDFAEISGPGGALQAFIEAKESGLVRHIGVTGHHDPEVLTKCVEEWPLDSVLLPVNPVEGILGGFLTKTLPAAKSKGMAVIAMKVLGGGHYLVPEQNLTAPIYLRYALSQPVDVVIVGCSTPAEVEELALAAHSFVPMSREDQQALLEGFRPHARSLAFYRGR, encoded by the coding sequence GCGTTTCGGTGACTCGGGTCGGCCTGGGCGGTGAAGGGGTGCTCAGAACCCATGGTCGCGAAGAAGAGGCCCGCAGTGTCATTGAAAAAGCCTTGGATCTTGGAATCGGCTACTACGACACGGCACCGGCGTATTCCGGTAGCGAAAACTATCTTGGATCTGTCTGGAAAAGCGGGTACTTCGATAGAAACTCCATCTTCCAGACCTCCAAGTCAGCCAGCCGCGATTATGACGGTGCCATGCGGGACTTGCGCGAGACTCTGTCCAAGCTGGGTACGGACCATCTGGACTTGTGGCAGATTCATGATGTCCGGACCATGGGGGATTTCGCGGAGATCAGTGGCCCAGGCGGTGCGCTGCAAGCATTTATCGAAGCCAAGGAATCAGGGCTGGTGCGGCATATCGGCGTAACCGGGCATCACGATCCGGAAGTGTTGACCAAGTGCGTTGAGGAATGGCCACTGGATAGCGTTCTGCTTCCGGTGAACCCGGTGGAAGGCATATTGGGCGGGTTTCTGACCAAGACGCTTCCAGCAGCCAAAAGCAAAGGCATGGCCGTGATTGCCATGAAAGTGCTGGGCGGCGGTCACTACCTGGTTCCGGAACAGAACCTGACAGCCCCAATATATCTACGCTACGCCCTGTCCCAGCCCGTGGACGTGGTTATCGTCGGTTGCTCAACTCCGGCTGAAGTGGAAGAATTGGCCCTGGCTGCGCATTCGTTTGTCCCCATGAGCCGGGAAGATCAGCAGGCATTGCTGGAAGGTTTCCGGCCCCATGCTCGAAGCCTGGCTTTTTACCGGGGCCGGTGA